AAATGGTCATTACCGTCGCAAAGGGGGTTTTCCATAACTCAGAAAAACTACTAAAAATTTGTTTAAAATTTTGCTGAAATCCAGATATCACACGTCCAAATAGTGACACCTTGTTGATACGAGGTGTTCCGGATAATGCATTGCTGTTTTCTTTTTGCTTAGCCATGACGTTCTCTCATTAATCCATCATTAATCATTTCCCCATCCTTTAGGGTCAATGTGCGATAACGCATTTTTGCGATCAAACCTAAGTCATGAGTGGCAATTAACACCGACATACCAAACTCATTCAAAGATTCAAATAAGCTTAAAATTTCTAAAGATAATTTAGGATCGAGATTACCTGTCGGTTCATCGGCAAGTAATAATGGCGGCTGATTGATTATCGCACGGGCGATACCAACACGTTGCTGCTCACCACCTGAAAGATGAATAGGTAAATAGTCCTCTTTCCCTAACAACCCCACTTTATCCAAAGCAACTAAACTACGGCGCTTTATTTCATAGGGGTTATACCCCTCAATTAACAGTGGCAAACCTACGTTTTCTAATACAGTTCGATTCATTAATAAACGGTGATCTTGAAAGATCATACCGATATGTCGGCGCATATAAGGGATGTCACTTCCTTTAATCGCACTAATATCATTACCATTTAAAAGAATACGCCCTGTACTTTGACGCTCCATCAAACTAATTAATCGTAACAGCGTACTTTTACCAGATCCTGAGTGCCCAGTTAAAAATGCCATTTCCCCCTTTTTTAGATGAAAATTGACATCTGACAGCGCGCTAAAATTCCCAGCGTAAACTTTGCTGACGTTTTCAAATACAATCATTATTTATTGTCACCTTATTCTGAATGTTCCTCATTCGAGAAAAGTGCATCGATAAACTCTTTGGCATTAAACTCCCTCAAATCATCAATCCCTTCACCAGTCCCGATGTAACGAATGGGTAAGTTAAATTTATCAGCAATCGAAAATATAATTCCCCCCTTTGCAGTACCATCTAGCTTTGTTAATGTAATTCCTGTTAAACCAACGGCTTGGTTAAATAATTGTACTTGGCTAACGGCGTTTTGCCCAGTACTAGCGTCAATCGTAAGCATAATTTCGTGAGGTGCACTGGAATCTTTCTTACGCATAATGCGAACAACTTTACTTAATTCATCCATTAAGTGGTTTTTATTCTGTAAACGACCCGCTGTATCCGCTATTAATATATCGACACCTCGAGCTTTAGCGGCATCCATCGCATCAAATAAAACGGAGGCACTATCAGCACCAGTTTGTTGAGCAATGACAGGAATATCATTACGCTCTCCCCACACTTGAAGTTGCTCAACCGCGGCAGCGCGGAAAGTATCCCCGGCTGCTAA
This window of the Psychromonas sp. MME1 genome carries:
- the ftsE gene encoding cell division ATP-binding protein FtsE yields the protein MIVFENVSKVYAGNFSALSDVNFHLKKGEMAFLTGHSGSGKSTLLRLISLMERQSTGRILLNGNDISAIKGSDIPYMRRHIGMIFQDHRLLMNRTVLENVGLPLLIEGYNPYEIKRRSLVALDKVGLLGKEDYLPIHLSGGEQQRVGIARAIINQPPLLLADEPTGNLDPKLSLEILSLFESLNEFGMSVLIATHDLGLIAKMRYRTLTLKDGEMINDGLMRERHG
- the ftsY gene encoding signal recognition particle-docking protein FtsY, translated to MGFFARFKASLTKTRLSIGSGLFSLFKGKKIDDELFEELEEQLIVADIGVDTTLKIINNLTSHANRKQLKDAEALYALLKEDLSDILQKVEQPLCIDESKSPYVILMVGVNGVGKTTTIGKLAKKYQQQGKSVMLAAGDTFRAAAVEQLQVWGERNDIPVIAQQTGADSASVLFDAMDAAKARGVDILIADTAGRLQNKNHLMDELSKVVRIMRKKDSSAPHEIMLTIDASTGQNAVSQVQLFNQAVGLTGITLTKLDGTAKGGIIFSIADKFNLPIRYIGTGEGIDDLREFNAKEFIDALFSNEEHSE